In Populus alba chromosome 4, ASM523922v2, whole genome shotgun sequence, the genomic window CATCAATTGCTAAAGAAGAAACCCTTTTTCCCCCTCTTCAcatctttgtttctttatttagtCTTTTCCATGAGCATCAAAGGCTGATCTACACAGCACTCACACTCGTTTTCCATCGCCTTTAGATACTCTAATGGCTTCATTTGACCTCTTAAGCATGCCTCTAGTGCCTCTCTCCTTCCTTCATTGGATGGCCTCCTGAGTTTTTTTGGCTTCACAAAAGCTTGCCTTAAATTAATCTGGTCTTAGATTACTCGGAGTAGTTAGGATATTTTGCTAATTTAGAGGTTAATCAGCACAGTTAATTACTTGTGAAAATGGACAGGCAAAGGCATGTTTGAACAAAACCTCTCTCACAGTCTTACTGTgcttttttgattttattagtgGCTGTATCACCTTGTTTACAAAATTGAGAGCACAAACTTCACTACTTAGACATCTAATTTCTTGACtgtaatataatgaaaaaatctttttttcacGAATTCAAGGGCTTCAAGTAAACTTGAACCCcatattttggttttattgtaAGGACGACAACAGGAGCATGGCGGTAACTATCTGAAATATTGAAGCTAAACTGGGAAATCAACATGGCTAATATGATTTTAGCTTCCATCATAGCAAAGGATTGGCCTATACAATTCCGGGGACCGGCCGCAAAAGGGATGAAATGCCGTCCGGGAGCGAATGACTTGGAGGCAAATCTGTCAGGATTGAACTCATTTGCATCTTTTCCCCATAATTCTTCGCTGTGGTGAATTGCTAGAACCGGAATCCATATCTGTAGCCCCTTCGGAATATCAAGATCACCTAGCTTAATATCTTCGAAGGCCATTCGAGGGAGCAAAGTACCCGATGGGTAGAGCCTCAGAGACTCGCTTACAACCATGTTTAACTGCAGCAAAGGAAAAAAGTTCGTATACAGGTTAGTTGACCATGAAGAACAGACTTGACCAGATAATCGGGGAATCAAAAGGCAAGGAATGCAGGTGGTTTTTGGCTTTAATGGAAGGTACAAAACTTTACATGGCCACTATAGGACCTTTGTTGACCATACCAACCTGCTTGAACCTAAAGAATACGAAATTCCTTTTGACTCATTAATTTAGGATGATTCCATTTTAATCATCACTAGGCTGGCAGCTAGGCTGTTAAATGGATTAATCAATATTGGGATTCTTTGGCTTCTTCCATTAAACTACATCTTGAAGCAATCTAGCTTAGAAAAACGAGCTCTGGAGTGGCGAACCATGAACTATAAGGCCTGATTTGTTAAATTAGGTGGTGGTGGTTCTATATTTTCTTTGGAAATGACCCTAGACTTGTCGTTTTCATACATAACTGAGTGCCACCAGCTAGCTAAAAAGCACAATAGTACAAGAGCATTTTGTCTAATTCTCTTTAATGACAAAAAGATATGCTAccttaaaaagagagagaaatgaaaatatttaaaactgaTATTCTTTAGCTTATCTGAGGAAGTTTGTCATTGCTAATTATATTGCTGCAAGTAGGATTTGGTAGGTACAACTTTTAGTTAAAAGTTTTAGAAAGGTTAGGCAATAACAACTATCTTATCAGTAGACAGGACAATTTTCAATTTACAATTGAATTCTTCACGAAGCTAGAGGAAATTACACTTAGAATCATAGTGTTGGATTTCAGTGTAATTATACCTCCCTGCACCATGGATTATACTGCCAATTAAGGCCCCCACTGTTTTGCATGGTTTAGGGTAAAGGGGACGGATTTTGAAAGGCTTGATAAATTGTTACTTACCAGATTGAATTTGGGAAGATGGTCGATTGAAGGAGTTTCACCATTGCAGACTTCTTTCACCTCTGCTCTCACCTTTTCTTGCCAGGAAGGGTTGCTAGCTAGGAGCATGACTGTCCATGTGAGTAAAAGAGAAGTTGTCTCATGTCCAGCGAAGAAGAATGTCTTACATTCATCCATAACCAACTGCAGGTTTATATTAAAACCATCACTTGTCTTCTTCTCCATCTCGTTTAGAAGCATCCCCAGTAAATCATCTCCATAAGAACTACTTCTGCCGATCTCTACGCAGTCTTTCCGGCTTTGTATGATCTCCAGCAGTAATCTATCCACCTCCATCTTCTTAGATTTTATTTGTCTGTTGTAGTTGCTTGGAAAGAACCTGTCAGAGgaatacattaaaatttaatcc contains:
- the LOC118055984 gene encoding cytokinin hydroxylase, which produces MAVMMLVLTSLLVIFIFSFLKVAYDTISCYFLTPRRIKKIMEKQGVRGPKPRPLTGNILDVAAYVSKSTSKDMDHITHDTVNRLLPHYVAWSKQYGKRFIFWNGVEPRLCISETEMIKELLTKYSTKSGKSWLQREGTKHFIGRGLLMANGSDWYHQRHIAAPSFMGERLKSKAGLMVECTKNMLRSLQNAVESGQTEVEIGEYMSRVTADIISRTQFGSSYEKGKQIFHLLTELQSLCHQATRHLCLPGSRFFPSNYNRQIKSKKMEVDRLLLEIIQSRKDCVEIGRSSSYGDDLLGMLLNEMEKKTSDGFNINLQLVMDECKTFFFAGHETTSLLLTWTVMLLASNPSWQEKVRAEVKEVCNGETPSIDHLPKFNLLNMVVSESLRLYPSGTLLPRMAFEDIKLGDLDIPKGLQIWIPVLAIHHSEELWGKDANEFNPDRFASKSFAPGRHFIPFAAGPRNCIGQSFAMMEAKIILAMLISQFSFNISDSYRHAPVVVLTIKPKYGVQVYLKPLNS